The Exiguobacterium mexicanum genome includes a window with the following:
- a CDS encoding ATP synthase subunit I gives MNLQQVQADRKAQQQLMKRYTKWFIGWFAILLIGALIVPMYKPVFLGLFLGGVASLIILHMQNRSVIRMFDVIEHGRRPKSHGTVSRMAVGALAVIVGLFYEDRVSLIAVVTGLIAGHIIQFGEFTLAQLSRKRGEY, from the coding sequence ATGAACTTACAACAAGTGCAAGCAGACAGAAAAGCACAACAGCAGTTGATGAAACGCTATACGAAGTGGTTTATCGGATGGTTCGCCATTCTCCTCATCGGAGCGCTCATCGTCCCTATGTACAAACCGGTATTTCTCGGCTTGTTCTTAGGCGGGGTCGCCAGTCTCATCATTCTACATATGCAGAATCGAAGCGTCATTCGGATGTTTGACGTGATCGAACATGGACGACGCCCGAAGTCGCACGGGACTGTTTCAAGGATGGCAGTCGGTGCACTAGCCGTGATAGTCGGTCTCTTTTATGAGGATCGAGTATCGCTGATAGCGGTGGTAACTGGTCTAATCGCCGGCCACATCATACAATTTGGCGAGTTCACACTTGCCCAGCTCAGCAGGAAAAGAGGTGAATACTAA